From the genome of Candidatus Omnitrophota bacterium:
GAATATAAACAGGTCCTGGGCCAGAGAAAAAGCGCGGGAAAACCGGACCTGGTAGAGGTGTCCGATGGGTAACCCGAACGGTTTTTTAAAAGTGAAGCGCGACACATTCGCCTACAGGCCCGTATGCGAGCGCCTGAAGGATTACCGCGAGGTCACGGCCATCCCCGGCGCCGCCCATTCGGAAGACCAGGCATCCCGTTGCATGGACTGCGGCACGCCGTTCTGCCACTGGGCCTGCCCGATAGGCAACTACATACCGGAATGGAACGACCTCGTCTTCCACAAACAATGGGCAAAGGCATTCGAGCTCCTGCGCGCGACCAACAATTTCCCCGAGATCACAGGGCGGCTATGTCCCGCTTTATGCGAATATTCATGCGTCCTCGGGATAAACGACGACCCGGTGACCATAAGGGAGAACGAACTGGCGATAATCGAGAACGCTTTCAAGAGAGGCATAATAAAGCCGGTCCCGCCCGGGCGGAGAAGCGGGAAGAGGGTCGCCGTAATAGGGTCCGGTCCGGCCGGCCTGGCGGCGGCTGACCAGCTTAACAGGGCGGGCCACAGCGTGACCGTTTTTGAGAGAGACGATAAGGCAGGGGGCATATTACGGTATGGCATCCCGGACTTCAAGCTGGAGAAGCGCATAATCGACCGGCGCCTGAATATACTGGAAAGGGAAGGGGTAGAATTCGTGATCCGGACTGAGGCGGGGTGCGATATAAAGACGACGGCGCTCATAAAAGATTTTGACGCCTTATGCCTTGCGGGCGGAAGCCGCGTGCCGCGGGACCTCCGGATAGAGGGGAGAGACCTTAAAGGCATACACTTTGCCATGGAATACCTGATGCAGGCGAACAGGCGCGCCTCAGGCGAAACCATATCTGCCGACAGGCTGATAGATGCCCGGGATAAACGCGTCGTCGTGATAGGCGGCGGTGATACGGGCGCGGATTGCGTGGGCACGGCTCACAGGCAGGGGGCAAGGTGCGTGGTGCAGCTGGAGGTGATGCCAAAACCGCCGTCGGGCAGGACGGACAGCCAGCCATGGCCGAGATACCCGCTCATATTGAAGACGTCGACAAGCCATGAAGAGGGCGGAGAACGCCACTGGTCCGTCTCTACAAAAAGGTTTGAGGGAAAGGGAGGGCACGTCAGTAAGATCGCATGCGTCCGCCTCGAAGCCGTGATGACGGGTAAAGGTGCCGCCCCGGAGATGCGGGAGATGGCCGGGAGCGATTTTTACATCGACGCAGACCTGGTGATACTGGCCATAGGATTCGTACATCCGGAAAGGAGCGGGCTTCTCGACTCTCTGGGGATCGATCTGGATGGCCGCGGACAGGTAAAGACCGACGGCCGTTTCATGACCTCCATGAAAGGCGTATTCGCCTCTGGCGATATGCGCCGGGGGCAATCCCTGATCGTCTGGGCCATCTCCGAAGGCAGGCAGGCGGCACATTACATAGACCTATACCTTATGGGAAAGACCGTACTGCCAAAATTTTAGTTGAAATATGGCACATCCTGTGCTATAGTACCGCCTGTAAGACGGGTGGAAGCATAGAAGCTCACCTGGAACGCAAGGTAAGCTTCTTTTATTTTGTTACCTTATATGAAAAACGAGATATATCTTTTATCGGCAGTCCTTGTACCGACCGTAGGGGCATTTCTCCTTCCGCTTGCCGGTTCGGTTTCGGTCCGGTTCAGGAACGCGCTCGCCCTCATACTCGTGTCTGTATCTTTACTGGCTTCCGCGGCCCTGATCCCGGCGCTTGGGTCCGGCACGGTCGTGAAGGCGGTCATACCTTTCTCGCCCGGGTTCGATTTCGTCCTTGTCGCAGACCACCTCGCCGTATTCATGGCCATCGTCTCATCTTTCATAGGCGCCGTCATCGTCTTCTACTCTTTCGGGTATATAAGCCACTACAAAAACCAGAATGAATACTATCTGATGGTAGTACTATTCCTCGGATCGATGATGGGGCTGGTCTTCTCGGGCAACCTCATCTTCCTGTATATGTTCTGGGAGATGACCGCCCTGGCCTGCTGGCGCCTGATAGGATTCTTCAGGGAACGTCAGCATGTATTGCGGGCGGACAAGGCATTCCTTGTCACCGTCTTCGGAGCGCTCGTAATGCTCATAGGGTTCATCTTGATCTACACCCAGACAGGTTCCTTCGAGCTTTCCGTGATAAAAGAGAAACTGCAGGCTACGCCCGTTTCGGACACGGCGGTCCTGCTTATCCTTGTCGGCATATTTTCGAAGTCCGCGACGCTCCCGTTCCATACCTGGCTCCCGGATGCCGGCGTCGCGCCGTCACCGGTAACGGCCCTTCTCCATGCGGCAGTCCTGGTGAAGATCGGCGTTTACGTATTTGCGCGGCTCTTTATCGCCACCTTCAGCGTCAGCGCCATGTGGCACGTAGCGATACCGGCGGTCGTCGCGGTGAGCGCCCTCGTCTCGGCCGGGGCCGCACTCGTGGAAACGGACATGAAAAGGATCATAGCCTATTCAACGGTAAGCCAGCTTGCATTCATATTCTTCGGCTTCGCCGTGGGTAACGACGTGGGCATAGCCGGGGCCCTGCTTTATATACTTATGCACGGCCTCGCAAAGGGAGGGCTCTTCCTATGCGCGGGCATAGTGGAGCAGAATACACATACCAAAGATATAACGAAGATGGGCGGCCTCATGCAGACGATGCCTATAACGGCCGTATCTTTCATCATCTGCGCATTTTCGGTGATGGGCCTGCCACCTTTCGGCGGCTTCTTCAGCAAATATCTGGTATTCTCCGGCGCGATCAACTCCGGGCAACTGGCCGTCACCTCCGTCTTCCTGGTGGGTGCATTCCTGACCATAATGTATCTATTGAGGATATTCAACCTTATATTTCTCGGTGAGCAGAAGGTCCGCGCGACAGAGGCATCTGCGACTATGCTCATTTCGGTCGCGCTCCTGGCCGCGCTCTCGCTGGCGGCGGGGGTATGCATATATTATCCGTCTATCTTCACCCAGACGGCGGTCAGACAGATGTTAGGTACCCTATGACAAATATACCCCTTTATCTCTTCATACTTGTTCCTGTTGCGGCCGGGATCGCTGTGCTCTTCGTGCCGGGAAAGGCACGGTATATCAAAGAGACGATATCGCTTCTTGCCGCGGTCCTTCTCTTCGTATTTTTGACTGCGCTGAAGGGGCAGGAGGTACATTCCGCCCTCACCTGGTTATCACCGGGGATAGAATTTTCGCTGCGCCTGTACCATTTTAACGCGTTCATAATCCTCGCAACCTCGTTCTTCGGCCTTTTGACCATCCTCTATTCCAGCGTATTCATGGCCGGCAAGGACCGCTCCAACCAGTTCTATTCGTACCTGCTGATATCCATCGGCTTCGCCAACGGCGCCGTCCTGGCGGATAACCTGATCGTCCTCCTCTTCTTCTGGGAGGGGCTTCTCGTCACCCTCTTCGGTATGATCGCCATCGGCAATAAGAACGCTTTCAAAACGGCAACCAAGGCGTTGATCATAGTCGGCATAAGCGACCTTATCATGATGGCCGGCATCGCGCTTTCGGCCCACCTCGGCGGGACGTTCGAGATATCGAAGATGAAGCTGACGGTCGACGGGCTGGGGGGAGTTGCATTCATACTGCTCATAACGGGCGCCGTCGCAAAAGCCGGCTCTATGCCTTTCCATACCTGGATACCGGATGCCGCCGTCGACGCGCCGCTGCCGTTCATGGCGTTCGTCCCGGCAGCGCTGGAAAAACTTATAGGCATATATCTCCTCACGCGCATCTCGCTCGACATCTTCACCCTTACACCTCATTCGTGGGCAAGCACGGTCCTCATGGCGATAGGTTCGATAACTCTCTTCCTTGCGGTAATGATGGCATTGGTGCAGAAGGACTATAAACGGCTCCTGTCTTACCACGCCATAAGCCAGCTCGGCTACATGGTCCTGGGCATAGGCACATTCACGCCGGTCGGGATCGTCGGCGGCATATTCCACATGATAAATAATGCGTTATATAAGAGCGGCCTCTTCCTGACCGGAGGGGCGGTGGAGCGGCAGGCGGGGACTACAGACCTGGATAAACTGGGAGGCCTGGGCAGGCAGATGCCGGTCACGTTCGCGTGTTTCATCATAACGGCCCTTTCCATATCCGGGGTGCCGCCGTTCAACGGTTTCTTCTCCAAAGAGCTTATATACGACGGCGCGCTGGAATGCGGACGCATCTTTTATATCGCCGCGATAGCAGGATCCTTCCTGACGGCGGCCTCATTCCTGAAGCTGGGGCACGCGGCATTCCTCGGGAAGGGGAGAGAGCCCGGGATGTCGAAGGTAAAAGAGGCGCCGGTCCTTATGCTCATACCGATGGCCGTAATCGCGGCGGTCTGTGTCATATTCGGCGTATGGAACTCTTTTCCTATCAACGGGCTGATCGTACCTATCCTGGGTGAGGCGCGCGCTCATGGGCATATCTTCTCGGGATTCCCGGCCAACGCGACGCTCGTCCTTATAACCGTCGCCGTACTGGTCGCGGCGCTCGTGAACCATATCTACGGCGTAAGGCGCACGGGAAGAGGGGCCGGGGCAGTCGACCATATCCATCACGCGCCCGGGCTCCGCTATATCTATGATAAGGCGGAGAGGGGATACCTCGATCCGTATAACATATGGAGCCGGGCAGTGAAAGTTTTTTCCGCCGCGGCCATGTTATTCGACAGGACCATAGATCTCATCTACGACCGCCTCGTGGTGGGGGCGGCGTCCTTCTCTTCGTCCGCTATCAGGGGGCTGCACAACGGAAATTATAAGACATATATGCTCTGGTCGATGATAACCGCCGCCATCCTCATCGCCATTATCGCGGGGGTGATATAGATGCCTTACCTGTTCATACTGATGCCGATGATCGGCATAATGATCCTGAATATATTTTTCGGGAAGCGCCTGAAACGCTTTGCCTTCTGGTTTGCGTTCGCGCTCTTCTTTACACAGATGATCATAGCCGTATTTCACCGCCTTATCACGGTGGAAACAGGATCCGGCTATACCGATATCTTCTTTAAAGCCGATTTTTTAACGGACCACCTCAGCTTCATAATGCTTCTCTCCATAGGTATCGTCTCTTTCGCAAGCATCCTCGTCTCGCGTCATGCCATACCTGAAGATAAGAGCAGGTTCAAGTTCATAAACCTTCTTATGGTGGCGTCCATCGGCATGAGCGGTATCGCCATAGTGAAGGACCTCTTTTCGCTTTACGTATTCCTTGAGATAACATCGATATCGGCGTTCATCCTGATCGCATTCCAGAGGGACATCCTCGGGCTTGAGGGTTCATTCAAATATATAATGCTCTCGGCCCTGGCGACTATAGCGATGCTCGTGGCCATAGCGATATTCCTGCTCATATCGGAGAGCACCTCATTCGACTCGATAGCCGCCGCCCTCAAGGACTCGCGCTCGAGCCGCCTGGTGCTCTTAGCCATAGGCCTCTTCCTGTGCGGCCTGTTCATAAAAGGAGGCGTGGTCCCTTTTCACGGATGGCTTCCGGACGCATATTCCGCGGCGCCCGCACCCGCATCGGTGCTCCTTGCGGGCATAGTCACGAAGGCCTGCGGCATCTACGGTATAATAAGGGTGGTGACCTCCGTCTTCGGTTTTGACGAAACGATCAAAAATATCCTGCTCATCGCCGGCACGGTCTCTATGCTGGTAGGCGCCGTCGCGGCGCTCGGGCAGAAGAACCTTAAGAGGATGCTTGCCTACTCGAGCATAAGCCAGATAGGGTACATAGTCGTCGGTTTCGGCACGGGCACGGCGCTGGGAATCGCGGGGGCGATATTCCATTTCTTCAACCATGCGATATTCAAATCGCTCCTTTTCGTGAATGCGTCGGCCCTGGAGATGGAGACGGGCACCAACGAGATGGATGCGATGGGAGGGGTATCCGAGAAGATGCCGGTCACGGGCACCACATCCATCATCGGCTTTCTCTCGGCCTCAGGCATACCGCCGCTCGCGGGGTTCTGGAGCAAGCTTATTATAGTGATAGCATTATGGAAGACCGGAAATTACTTATACGCGGTGATAGCGGTGCTTGCGGGGATCATCACGCTGGCATACCTCCTCACCATGCAGAGAAGGATATTCTTCGGTAAACTTGCCGCCGGGCTGGAAAACCTGAAAGAGGCGGGGCCGGGGATCACGACGGCGGCGATATTCCTGGCCGCCATAACGATTGTCGCGGGGATATTCTTCCCTTTAATATTCGATAAATTGATCATGCCGATGAACGGGATGGCTTTATTCTAAAGAGGGGATAGATGACGCTCGATACGTTTCTTCTTGCAGTGACATTGGCTTTCTCGCTGTGGACGGTCATGGCCAAAAGCCTGCTCCGTTCCGCCATAGGGCTGGCCGCCACGAGCGTGGCGGTGACGGTTCTCATGTTCAGGCTGAATTCGCCGCTCGCGGCGGTATTCGAACTATCCGTCTGCTCGGGTCTCATCACGGTCATATTCATAAGCACCATAAGCCTCACAAAGCCCCTGGCCGCAAAAGAGGCGATCGAAGCGGGGAAGGCGCACGTAAGGCGATTCCGATACCTGTTCGTCCTGGTTGCAGCCGCCGGCATCGGGATGCTCTTCCTGAACCTCGTACCGGACTTCAAGCCACATTGCTCCGCGGCCGCTTCCGATGCGCGCGCCATACTGTGGAACTTCAGGCAGATGGACCTCTTCGGGCAGATAATAATCATCATAGTGGGGGCGCTGGGCGTGGTGGTGCTTTTTGCGGAAAGGGGCAAAGATGAGCGGTGACATGCTGCAGGTGACCCTCTCTTTCGGGTTCTTTATAGTGCTTATCTTCATAACCGGATTTTACTGCCTGCTGGTGACGCGTAACCTTATACGCGCGCTCATATCCATAGAGCTTCTCATGAAGGCGGTGACGCTGCTCTTCATGGTAGTCGGATATGTCACTAACCGCACGGCGCTGGCCCAGGGCTTGATAATAACCGTCATCGTGATAGAGGTGGTCCTTGCCGTCGTTGTCGGCGGCGTCATATTGAGCATATTTACACGGAACAATTCTATCGATGCCTCTCTCCTGAAGAAATTGAAAGGTTAATGGCATGACCGATCTCATACTTCTGCCACCGGTAAGTTTTATCATAGTCCTGGCCGTCATGATGGCCATGGCAAAGCTCTTTTCGCGGCTCGCTTTCAAGAGCAGGGGGAAGGACGGAGATATGCGAAAGTCCTATGCGTGCGGGGAGGACGTCCCGTCCGGCCAGGCACAACCCGATTACGGCCAGTTCTTCCCGTTTGCCTTCTTCTTCACGGTGCTGCACGTAGTCGCGCTTACGATATCGACCATACCCGCCGTCACGGCGGGATCGTCCCTGATCGCGCTCGTATATATATCCGGGGCGGTCACAGGATTATTCATACTGTTCAGGAGATGATATGAAGTTTACGGAAAAGGTGACTAACTGGGCGCGGATCAAGTCGCCGTGGATACTCCACTTCAATACCGGGGCCTGCAACGCCTGCGACATAGAGATCATCGCGGCGCTCACCCCGCGATATGACCTGGAACGTTTCGGGGTGCAGCTCAAGGGCACTCCCAGGCATGCGGATGTGCTCATCTGCTCCGGGCCGGTCACAAAACAGGTCAAGTCGCGGCTGAGGCGTATTTACGAGCAGATGCCGGAACCGAAATTCGTCGTAGCCGTAGGGACCTGCTCCTGCTCCGGCGGCGTCTTCGACGGGTGCTATAGCGTGGAATCGGGCGTGGATAAGGTAATACCGGTAGCGGCGTACATACCCGGCTGCCCGGCCAGCCCCAAGGCGATAATAGACGGGGTCGTAAAATTGCTGGTGAGCCTCGAGGAGAAGGAAGAGAGGGAGAAGAGATGACCGCTGAAGAGACGATCGTCTCCGGATTCCAGGATAAGTTCGCGAACCTTGCCGGGAAGATAAGGGTGGCCAGGCAGAGGCGCATCTTCATAGAAGGCGTCGATCACCTTAATTTTTCTGAAGTATTCGATTACGCGGTGCGGGAGCCGGGATTCTCGATCCTGCTTACCATAACCGGACTGGACGAAGGCCAGACGCTCGGTTTCATATACCACATGGCAAGGCCGGACGGGATCATACTCAATATCAAGACATCCGTCCCGAAAGAGAGACCTGTCCTGAAGACGGTCTGCCGCACCTTCCCCGGCGCAGAGAACTACGAACGCGAGGTGGCCGATCTTTTAGGCGCGGTGATCGAGGGGCTCCCGGAGGGGAAACGTTACCCGCTGCCGGACGATTGGCCGGCCGGGCAGTACCCGCTGCGGAAGGACTGGAAACCCGAAACCAAAGACGAGAAGGAGACACAGTAATATGCATAAAGTGGTGATCCCCATAGGACCTCAGCACCCAGCGCTCAAGGAACCGGAGAGCTTCAGGGTCACGCTGCAGGGAGAACGCATCATGGCATTCAGCGCGCGGCTCGGTTACAACCACCGCGGCATCGAGAAAGCGTGCGAAGAACGCACATACACACAGGACGTCTATCTGGCGGAACGCGTATGCGGGATATGCTCGCATGCCCATTCGACATGTTTTGTCCAGGCGGTCGAGGAGATAGCCGCTCTCGCGGTACCTAAGCGAGCCCTGTACATCAGGACACTGGTGGGCGAACTGGAGAGGATACACAGTCATCTCCTGTGGCTCGGGGTGGCGGGACACGAGGTGGGATTCGACACCCTTCTCATGTACACGTGGCGCGACCGGGAGATCGTGATGGATATCCTGGCATCCCTTACGGGCAACCGCGTGAACTACGGGATAAACACCATAGGCGGTGTCCGGCGGGATATAACGCCGGAACAGGCAAAATATGTCCTCGCAGGTATCAATAAACTGGAAGAGCGGACCAAATATTACATACAGGTGGCCAAGGAAGAGGTGACATTGATACAGCGTTTATCGGGCGTAGGCATGCTGTCGCACGAAGCCGCAATAAAACTCGGCGCCGTAGGCCCGACCGCGCGCGCTTCCGGGGTGGACAGGGACACGCGCCGCGATGACCCGTATGCCGCATACGGAGAGCTGGACTTCAAGGTCGTCACGGATGACCACAACGACGTTTACGGGAGGACCCTGGTGAGGATGGGCGAGCTCATGGAGTCGTATAAGATGATCCGGCAGGCCCTGAAGAAGATGCCGGACGGCCCCATAACCGTAAAGGCGCCCCGCAAGATACCGGCAGGGGAGGCGGTAAGCCGTTACGAAGCCCCGCGCGGAGAGGACGTGCATTACGTCAAGTCGAACGGTACGGAGAGACCGGAAAGGGTGAAGATGAGGGCGCCCACCCTGGCGAATATGCAGACCGTGGCCACCATGCTCAAGGACAGGAATCTCGCGGATCTTCCGATAGTGATAGCCGCGATAGACCCGTGCTTCTCCTGCACGGACCGCCTGACGCTCGTAAAAGATCTTTCAACCAGGGAGAGGAAGGTCATGAAGTGGGAAGAGCTCCATTCATACAGCATGGGCTGGTACAACGCAAAGGGTATAGAATTTTCGGAGCTTAACAAAAAATTAAAAAGGCTGATGGCAGGAAGGCGCTGATGCTCATTTCGATAGTAAACATCCTCATATTCCCGGGTTTTCTGTTCCTGGCCGTTTTAGGGTTTGCCGCCGAATACATAGACCGTAAACTTTACGCGCGGCTGCAGAACAGGGTGGGTCCGCCGTGGTATCAGCCCGCCGCCGACTTCATAAAACTTCTGGGAAAAGAAGATATAGTGCCTGAGGAGGCGAACCCGGCAATATTCAAATTGATGCCGATATTCGCCCTCACGGCCACAATCACCTCCATATCCTATATCCCGCTGTGGGGGGAGAACGCCCTCTTCTCGTTCAACGGAGACCTCATAGTGGTCCTGTATCTTCTGACGCTTCCGACCATCACCTATTTCCTCGGCGGATGGTATTCGACCTCTCTCTTCTCCAGGATAGGCGCAGTCAGGGCGCTCACGCAGCTCTTCGCGTACGAGGTGCCGTTCTTCATAAGCATACTGGCACCGGCGATGCTCGCCAATACCTGGTCGTTAAGCGAGATGGCCGCCTTCTATGCGGACCACAGCTGGTACTGGCTCTTCAATATCCTGGGATTCGCCATATCGCTCGTGGCGCTCCTGGGTAAGCTGGAAAAGGTGCCGTTCGATATCCCTGAGGCGGAGACCGAAATAGTGGCCGGCACGTTCACGGAATACAGCGGCCGTCTCCTTGGCCTCTTCCGCCTGAACCTCGATATAGAACTTGTCGTATGTTCCTCTCTCCTGGCGGCCGTTTACCTTCCTTTCTGGCTCGATCTCCCTGCGGTCACCGGCTTCCTGGTATTCCTGGCCAAGGTCCTGTTCATAATCTGTCTTCTATCTTTCCTCAGGACGCTCTTCGCGCGCCTGCGCATAGACCAGATGGTCGCATTTTGCTGGAAGGTCCTTGCGCCGTGCGCATTTGTACAATTTTTGTTTGACCTCTATGCGAAAGGGTTCCTGGTGAAGATATGATACGCCCCGGAAAGATGATACGACAGCTCCTGGAATCTTTTTTCAGGCGTCCCGCAACGACAAAATACCCCTTTATGAAGAAGGCGACCGACATGCCGGAACATTTCCGGGGGAAGCTCCTGTTCCATCCGGAGAAATGCATCGGCTGCAAAATGTGCATGAGGGACTGCCCGTCGAACGCCATCACCATAAAGAAGGTGGGGGAGAAGAAGTTCGAAGCCGAAATAGACCTGGGCAAATGCATATACTGCGCACAGTGCGTCGACACGTGCCCGAAAAAAGCGCTTGAGGCCACCGGAGAGTTCGAGCTCGCCTCTCTGGACCGCAAAAAACTTAAGGTCACATTCCGTGCAGACGATAAAGTCGCTCCTCAAGGATAGGCTCACCGGCGCTAAGAGGATAGCCGTCCTGGGCGTCGGCTCGGACCTGAGGGCCGATGACGAAGCCGGCCTCCTTGTGGCGAAAGGACTGCTGAAGAACAGCCCGTCCCGGAAGGGCAGGGTCCCGATCGCGGCCTTCATAGGAGCTACCGCCCCCGAGAACCTTACCGGAGAGATAAAACGTTTTAAGCCCTCGCACCTCCTCATAATCGACAGCGCGGAGTTCGGCAATAAGCCCGGCACGATCCTCGTGTTGAAGCCGGCCGACATAAAAGAAGGGGTGACCTTTTCCACACACCTCATGCCGGCCAGGATCCTGTCCGAATATTTTCATACCTCCATGAAATGCGACATAACCATAATAGGCATCCAGCCCGGGACGATGAAGTTCGGCAAGCCCGTATCGAAATCGGTAAAGAGCGCGGCGAAAGAGGTCATCGCGGCCATCCTCAGCGCGGCGAAACGCTGATCAGTCTATGCGCTACAAGATGATCATCTTCGACATAGACGGCACCATCACCACCCATATAAGTTCCTGGCGCTACATACACGAAAAGCTGCGCATGTGGGACGATATCGCCTTCCGTTATCAGAAGAGGTTCCTGGCCGGGAAGATAAGCTACAGGAAATTCTGCGAACTCGATGCCGCGCACTGGAGAGGCCTGCCCGAGGCGCGCATACGCCGCATATTCGGGACCGTCCGGTATTCAAAGAACGCGGCGCGCTACATAAGGAAACTTAAAGAGGCGGGGTTCATACTGGTCGCCGTCTCTACCGGGTTACAGTTCATGGCCGACAGGATAAAAAGAGAGCTCGGGTTCGATCACGCCGTATCGAATGAGCTCGCTTGCCGGGGAGGCATCATCACAGGCAGGGTCAAGATCAATATATCGCACGGAGCAAAGGGAAAGATACTTAAGAAGATATTCAGGCGCTTCGGGGTCAGG
Proteins encoded in this window:
- a CDS encoding HAD family phosphatase, which codes for MRYKMIIFDIDGTITTHISSWRYIHEKLRMWDDIAFRYQKRFLAGKISYRKFCELDAAHWRGLPEARIRRIFGTVRYSKNAARYIRKLKEAGFILVAVSTGLQFMADRIKRELGFDHAVSNELACRGGIITGRVKINISHGAKGKILKKIFRRFGVRPDEVISVGDSEGDIPLAKNSGYSIAFNSSSARLSKIADYDCRTKDFGEVYKKILRITYE
- a CDS encoding 4Fe-4S binding protein, whose product is MIRPGKMIRQLLESFFRRPATTKYPFMKKATDMPEHFRGKLLFHPEKCIGCKMCMRDCPSNAITIKKVGEKKFEAEIDLGKCIYCAQCVDTCPKKALEATGEFELASLDRKKLKVTFRADDKVAPQG
- a CDS encoding hydrogenase 3 maturation endopeptidase HyCI, whose translation is MQTIKSLLKDRLTGAKRIAVLGVGSDLRADDEAGLLVAKGLLKNSPSRKGRVPIAAFIGATAPENLTGEIKRFKPSHLLIIDSAEFGNKPGTILVLKPADIKEGVTFSTHLMPARILSEYFHTSMKCDITIIGIQPGTMKFGKPVSKSVKSAAKEVIAAILSAAKR